Proteins encoded within one genomic window of Candidatus Hepatobacter penaei:
- the hslV gene encoding ATP-dependent protease subunit HslV, translated as MIHTQKDIWYGTTVLLVRQKQDVVMVADGQVSLGNTIVKHSASKVRALLDGKALVGFAGATADAFTLFERLEKKLEQYPQQLSRACVELAQEWRTDRYLRRLEAMLAVANHKHGFILTGSGDVLEPEDGLIGIGSGGTYAQAAARALVGRGLSSEEVAKTAMKIAADICVYTNTHLVMEKISS; from the coding sequence TTGATTCATACGCAAAAGGACATATGGTATGGGACCACCGTCTTGTTGGTACGCCAAAAGCAAGACGTTGTGATGGTAGCGGACGGCCAGGTTTCATTGGGCAACACCATTGTGAAACACAGTGCGTCTAAGGTGCGCGCCTTGCTAGACGGCAAAGCCTTGGTGGGGTTTGCTGGGGCCACGGCCGATGCGTTTACCCTGTTTGAACGCTTAGAGAAAAAACTGGAGCAGTATCCTCAACAGCTGTCGCGGGCTTGTGTTGAGCTTGCGCAGGAGTGGCGCACTGATCGCTATTTAAGGCGCCTTGAAGCCATGCTGGCCGTGGCCAATCATAAACACGGGTTTATCCTCACGGGATCGGGGGATGTGCTTGAACCAGAAGACGGGCTGATTGGCATTGGCTCAGGCGGCACCTATGCTCAGGCGGCGGCACGGGCCTTGGTGGGGCGGGGGCTTTCTTCTGAAGAGGTGGCCAAAACAGCCATGAAGATTGCCGCTGATATTTGTGTTTATACCAACACACATCTTGTTATGGAAAAGATTAGCTCATGA
- the hslU gene encoding ATP-dependent protease ATPase subunit HslU, which translates to MNTSQHALNLEKNVTSGLTPQQIVEQLDRHVVGQKEAKRSVAIALRNRWRRLQLADDLRHEVSPKHIIMIGPTGCGKTAIARRLARLTDAPFLKVEATKFTEVGYMGRDVEQIGRDLLEIAIEQTKEKMRADVEATAQKNASHRLLDVLVGKDASQETRQSFLDKLAHGEIDTKEVDIQVADHGTSGMPTFDIPGVPGAQMGMINISDVLGKTLGGGRTKTLRTTVKEAKSLFFQEESEKLLDQEKAVREAIRLTEENGIVFIDEIDKICGRSNRAGGDVSREGVQRDLLPLLEGTTINTKHGTLQTDHILFITSGAFHVAKPSDLLPELQGRLPTRVELKPLTQEDFVRVLVEPEASLTRQYTELLKTEGVDLVFAEDGIEEIASCAAEVNASIENIGARRLQTILERLLESISFDAPTCAGTQVLIDAAYVQDKVGSLVKSTDLSRFIL; encoded by the coding sequence ATGAACACATCGCAACACGCGCTTAACCTTGAAAAAAATGTGACAAGCGGCCTGACGCCGCAACAGATTGTGGAGCAACTGGATCGCCATGTTGTGGGGCAAAAGGAGGCCAAACGGTCTGTGGCCATTGCGTTGCGCAATCGCTGGCGCCGGTTGCAGTTGGCTGATGATTTGCGTCATGAAGTTTCTCCCAAACATATTATCATGATCGGACCCACGGGGTGTGGGAAGACGGCCATTGCCCGCAGGCTTGCGCGCCTGACAGACGCGCCCTTTTTAAAGGTGGAAGCCACAAAATTCACAGAAGTGGGCTATATGGGCCGCGATGTAGAACAAATTGGGCGCGATCTTCTCGAAATCGCCATCGAACAAACCAAAGAAAAAATGCGTGCGGACGTAGAAGCGACGGCCCAAAAAAACGCCTCCCACCGGTTGCTGGATGTGTTGGTAGGCAAGGATGCCAGCCAAGAAACGCGGCAATCGTTTTTAGACAAACTGGCACATGGGGAGATCGATACCAAAGAGGTGGATATTCAGGTGGCCGATCATGGCACATCAGGGATGCCCACATTTGATATTCCGGGCGTGCCAGGCGCACAAATGGGGATGATTAATATCAGCGATGTGTTGGGAAAAACCTTGGGGGGTGGGCGCACCAAAACCTTAAGAACCACCGTCAAAGAGGCGAAGTCCCTTTTTTTTCAAGAGGAAAGCGAAAAACTTTTGGACCAAGAAAAGGCCGTGCGCGAAGCCATTCGCCTGACCGAGGAAAACGGTATTGTCTTTATTGATGAAATTGACAAAATTTGTGGCCGCAGCAACCGCGCCGGCGGTGATGTAAGCCGCGAGGGTGTGCAGCGCGATTTATTGCCTTTGTTGGAGGGGACCACCATCAACACCAAGCACGGCACGCTGCAAACAGATCATATTTTATTTATTACCTCTGGGGCCTTTCATGTGGCCAAGCCCTCAGACTTGTTGCCTGAGCTGCAAGGGCGTTTGCCCACGCGGGTTGAATTAAAACCACTCACTCAAGAAGATTTTGTGCGCGTGTTGGTCGAGCCAGAAGCTAGCCTGACGCGTCAGTACACAGAGCTTCTAAAAACCGAAGGGGTGGATTTGGTGTTTGCAGAAGATGGCATTGAAGAAATTGCTAGCTGTGCCGCGGAGGTGAATGCGTCTATAGAAAACATTGGGGCACGGCGTTTGCAGACCATTTTGGAACGTCTCTTAGAAAGCATTAGTTTTGACGCCCCCACTTGTGCAGGCACCCAGGTTTTGATTGATGCCGCCTATGTGCAAGATAAGGTAGGGTCTTTGGTGAAAAGCACGGATCTTTCTCGTTTTATTCTCTAG
- a CDS encoding M24 family metallopeptidase, which yields MVAISTSLLDYAKDCLEQLQGDAIVVTGVDRFFQPLYGEQASPIQWLTGFDGSSATVLVTKTGVDLITDARYTAYAKDKVLPSVRVLDQQDTSLESLLAQTFPQQATIIFDPWRVSVALFNKLSQLLPHLEFVGASYDVFEKKTQPSLSPGNIYVLDKSDASVLRSCMKIRDSLADDEALFCGDCVSLSWLVGLRQQTPSYVPATNMYGLLSKTSFFLWCDLSCVSDDVRAYVSPWASLLPIDDFEATFTSIMDMSSLVYVPEKTPYEVWRLVIQDKRPTRSIANPITPLQIIKTETELAHLKQVQQKEGVAFSRLFFDIDKAMSAAEPLTEWDIVSRLEEIRQEHRSYKGPSFPTIASTGVNGAFVHYHPKQDQAAPLAPGQILLVDAGGHYWPGGTTDTTRTVALGDMHDPYISAAYTRVLKGMIAHTCAVFPEKTRGVHLEALARQFLWQEGLDYAHATGHGVGYFLNVHEPPTLSGRDDGIALKPGMTVTCEPGYYREGAFGMRLENMMAVVTAPLKGFLTFDVLTLVPFDYRLIDLRALTPAEMAWMNHYHDTVFDTISPLLGETSLQNWLQAKTSPLEILS from the coding sequence ATGGTCGCCATCTCTACATCGCTTTTAGACTATGCCAAAGACTGCCTCGAGCAACTTCAAGGCGATGCGATTGTGGTGACAGGCGTGGATCGTTTTTTTCAACCCCTTTATGGCGAACAAGCCTCACCTATCCAGTGGCTTACGGGGTTTGATGGTTCATCGGCCACGGTGCTTGTCACAAAAACGGGCGTAGACTTGATCACCGATGCCCGCTATACCGCCTATGCCAAAGACAAGGTGTTGCCGAGTGTGCGCGTGTTGGACCAACAAGATACATCCCTTGAAAGCTTGCTGGCGCAAACCTTTCCTCAACAAGCCACCATCATTTTTGACCCATGGCGTGTATCTGTTGCCTTGTTTAACAAGCTGAGTCAACTCTTGCCCCATCTTGAGTTTGTGGGGGCCTCATATGATGTATTTGAAAAAAAGACACAACCCTCCCTATCGCCAGGAAATATCTATGTCTTAGATAAGTCAGACGCATCCGTGCTGCGTTCCTGTATGAAAATCCGGGATAGTCTGGCTGATGATGAGGCGTTGTTTTGCGGTGACTGTGTGTCGCTTTCGTGGCTTGTGGGGTTGAGACAACAAACACCTTCTTATGTGCCAGCCACGAACATGTATGGTCTTTTGTCAAAGACCAGCTTTTTCTTATGGTGCGACCTGTCTTGCGTGTCGGATGATGTGAGGGCCTATGTGTCGCCCTGGGCTTCGCTTCTTCCCATAGATGATTTTGAGGCTACGTTTACATCCATTATGGATATGTCGTCTTTGGTGTATGTGCCAGAGAAAACACCCTATGAGGTGTGGCGACTTGTGATCCAAGATAAGCGCCCTACGCGCAGCATTGCCAATCCCATCACGCCGCTTCAAATCATCAAAACAGAAACAGAGCTTGCCCATCTGAAACAGGTGCAACAAAAGGAGGGTGTGGCGTTCAGCCGTCTTTTTTTTGATATTGACAAGGCCATGTCTGCCGCAGAACCTTTGACAGAGTGGGACATCGTCAGTCGCCTGGAAGAGATTCGCCAAGAACATCGCTCTTATAAGGGCCCCAGTTTCCCTACCATTGCTTCTACGGGTGTGAATGGGGCTTTTGTGCATTATCACCCTAAGCAAGATCAAGCGGCGCCGCTGGCCCCGGGGCAGATATTGTTGGTGGATGCGGGGGGGCACTATTGGCCGGGGGGCACCACCGACACAACGCGCACAGTGGCTTTGGGGGATATGCATGACCCTTATATCTCGGCGGCCTATACCCGCGTGCTTAAGGGCATGATCGCCCATACGTGTGCTGTGTTTCCTGAAAAAACCCGCGGTGTCCACTTAGAAGCTTTGGCCAGACAGTTTTTGTGGCAAGAAGGGCTTGACTATGCCCACGCCACCGGCCATGGGGTGGGGTATTTTTTAAATGTGCACGAGCCCCCCACTTTAAGTGGGCGTGATGATGGCATAGCCCTTAAACCAGGCATGACGGTCACCTGTGAGCCTGGCTATTACCGAGAAGGGGCCTTTGGGATGCGCCTTGAAAATATGATGGCGGTGGTGACCGCTCCCTTGAAGGGATTTTTGACTTTTGATGTATTGACGCTGGTGCCGTTTGATTATCGTTTGATTGATCTGCGCGCGCTCACACCTGCAGAAATGGCCTGGATGAATCACTATCATGACACGGTGTTTGACACGATTTCGCCTTTACTTGGTGAGACTTCTTTGCAAAACTGGCTTCAGGCAAAAACATCACCCTTGGAGATTCTTTCATGA
- a CDS encoding exodeoxyribonuclease VII small subunit produces the protein MNHPIDKPMPAHAEEVDLSFEQGLKELEAIVTQMEEGRVSLEEAVSLYERGMALQKRCSQQLEGARLRIEKLSLTSEGEIVQEPFEVPSSS, from the coding sequence ATGAACCATCCTATAGACAAGCCTATGCCTGCGCATGCAGAGGAGGTGGATCTTTCTTTTGAGCAAGGGCTTAAAGAGCTTGAAGCGATTGTGACGCAAATGGAAGAGGGGCGTGTGAGCCTTGAAGAAGCCGTTTCTCTTTATGAGCGGGGTATGGCGCTTCAAAAGCGCTGCAGCCAGCAGCTGGAGGGCGCGCGTTTGCGTATTGAGAAGCTTTCGCTTACCTCAGAGGGTGAGATCGTTCAAGAACCTTTTGAGGTGCCTTCATCTTCGTAA
- the yidC gene encoding membrane protein insertase YidC, giving the protein MGDDLRRLLLLGALCIVILMGGDYILSFFRTTPQDPACETSPTPSSLMPGGSATKEASVLPVSKALEGGARVPIDSPSIQGSINLVGGVLDDVVLKNYRCTLKKDSPSIRLLAPQNTDQAYYAAWTLVGEGSDAVRVPPEDALWRVEGEGKLTPATPVTLSLAYGSLSLQKTFAIDDTGMFFVRYRVKNEGAQPVSVTLRGDIHRTEPVLENQMMAHEGPIGFFHEGLQEFSYDKLKTKGLIQESPTKGWLGITDKYWLVAFAPYQVVTPVFQQNAAARVPVSASFATPSMVVMPGQTQDLSSRLFVGAKVLKVLDGYETSQNIKHFDLAVDFGWFYFLTKPTFHVLSWLKTWTGNFGLALLLFTILLKIIFFPLANKSYRSMTRMKLLTPKLEELKKRYKSDPQRMSAEVMALYKREKVNPISGCLPMFLQFPFFFALYKVLSVSIEMRHAPFWGWIQDLSAPDPTNLFTLFGLLPITLPGFLHLGVWPLLMGLSMFLQQKLSPPPADPVQKNMFLYGMPIIFTFMFGQLAAGLVIFWTWNNLLSVGQQWMITRSAAQA; this is encoded by the coding sequence ATGGGAGATGATTTGCGCAGGTTATTGCTTTTGGGCGCTTTGTGTATCGTCATTTTGATGGGGGGCGATTATATCCTCAGCTTTTTCCGTACCACGCCTCAAGATCCTGCATGCGAGACATCTCCAACACCTTCTTCGCTTATGCCGGGGGGGAGTGCAACAAAAGAAGCGTCTGTGTTGCCTGTGTCCAAGGCCTTAGAAGGTGGGGCGCGTGTGCCGATTGACAGCCCTTCCATTCAGGGATCTATCAACCTTGTGGGCGGCGTGCTTGATGACGTGGTGCTCAAAAACTATCGCTGTACGCTCAAAAAAGACAGCCCTTCCATTCGATTATTGGCCCCTCAAAACACTGATCAAGCCTATTATGCCGCATGGACGTTGGTGGGGGAGGGCAGTGACGCCGTGCGTGTGCCGCCCGAGGATGCCTTGTGGCGTGTGGAAGGTGAGGGCAAGTTGACCCCCGCCACCCCCGTGACATTGTCACTTGCTTATGGCAGCCTTTCTTTGCAAAAAACCTTTGCTATTGATGATACGGGCATGTTTTTTGTGCGTTATCGGGTGAAAAACGAGGGAGCGCAACCTGTGTCTGTGACGTTGCGTGGTGATATTCATCGGACCGAGCCTGTCTTGGAGAATCAAATGATGGCCCATGAAGGGCCCATTGGCTTTTTTCATGAGGGCCTGCAAGAGTTTTCTTATGACAAACTGAAGACCAAAGGCCTTATCCAGGAATCACCCACCAAAGGGTGGTTGGGGATTACCGATAAATATTGGTTGGTGGCCTTTGCCCCTTATCAAGTGGTGACGCCTGTTTTTCAGCAAAACGCAGCCGCCCGCGTGCCTGTGTCGGCGTCTTTTGCCACGCCATCTATGGTGGTGATGCCGGGTCAGACGCAAGACCTGTCATCGCGCCTTTTTGTGGGCGCTAAGGTGCTTAAGGTACTTGATGGTTATGAAACATCCCAAAACATTAAGCACTTTGATTTAGCGGTGGATTTTGGGTGGTTCTATTTTCTGACGAAACCCACCTTTCATGTCTTGTCATGGCTGAAAACGTGGACGGGAAATTTTGGATTAGCGTTGCTGTTGTTCACCATTTTGCTGAAAATCATTTTCTTTCCTCTGGCAAATAAATCCTATCGCTCCATGACCCGCATGAAGCTTTTGACGCCTAAGCTGGAAGAGCTGAAAAAGCGTTATAAAAGTGATCCGCAGCGCATGAGCGCTGAGGTGATGGCTCTTTATAAACGGGAGAAGGTGAATCCGATTTCGGGCTGTTTGCCCATGTTTTTGCAGTTTCCATTTTTCTTTGCGCTCTACAAAGTGTTGTCGGTGAGCATCGAAATGCGCCATGCGCCTTTTTGGGGCTGGATTCAAGACCTCTCTGCGCCTGACCCTACCAATCTTTTCACGCTGTTTGGGTTGCTGCCTATCACGTTGCCCGGATTTCTTCACTTAGGCGTATGGCCTTTGTTGATGGGGCTGAGTATGTTTTTGCAGCAAAAGCTGTCGCCTCCTCCGGCGGACCCTGTGCAGAAAAACATGTTTCTCTATGGCATGCCTATCATTTTTACCTTCATGTTCGGCCAACTGGCTGCCGGTTTGGTCATTTTTTGGACATGGAACAACTTGCTGTCGGTGGGGCAGCAGTGGATGATCACACGCAGTGCAGCCCAAGCCTAA
- a CDS encoding LysE family translocator, whose protein sequence is MLLDLVNAFVIGILVSAPVGAATLFISYFTLKRQWVQVGSLALGVSVADGVIALMASLGAKVVEQWVPAPSPHMYGVIGVLLICFALYLWHKPPQHSVAQKKQRPFFAFISGFSLTILNPLTAGALVVLFSLFNLSFHGGALHHGLLILSLFLGSCTWWCFLAASIFFMTQKNPHNLEKINRALAIIVLVLALYALTKGMAPFFF, encoded by the coding sequence ATGCTGCTTGACCTGGTGAACGCTTTTGTGATCGGCATTCTTGTCTCAGCGCCCGTAGGTGCAGCAACCCTTTTTATTTCTTATTTCACACTCAAGCGTCAATGGGTGCAGGTGGGGTCCTTAGCCTTAGGCGTGAGTGTGGCAGATGGGGTGATCGCCTTGATGGCCTCTTTGGGCGCTAAAGTGGTTGAGCAGTGGGTGCCTGCCCCTTCCCCTCATATGTATGGCGTGATAGGCGTGTTACTCATCTGTTTTGCCCTCTATCTATGGCACAAGCCGCCGCAACACAGCGTGGCTCAAAAAAAGCAGCGTCCTTTCTTCGCCTTTATCTCAGGGTTTTCTCTTACCATCCTCAACCCCCTCACCGCAGGCGCCTTGGTGGTGCTCTTTTCTCTGTTTAACCTTTCCTTTCATGGCGGTGCGCTACACCATGGGCTTCTTATTCTCTCTCTATTTTTAGGGTCCTGCACGTGGTGGTGTTTTCTTGCGGCCAGCATATTCTTCATGACCCAAAAAAACCCCCACAATCTTGAAAAGATTAATCGGGCACTGGCCATCATTGTCTTGGTGCTCGCTCTATACGCCCTGACCAAAGGGATGGCGCCCTTCTTCTTTTGA
- the pgsA gene encoding CDP-diacylglycerol--glycerol-3-phosphate 3-phosphatidyltransferase, which yields MEAVSMSCPLRKTPLAGTGRPLAKPSFSVLSLPNMLTFFRLGCAFVILGLCFVHQPWSLWARNILFAVAALTDFFDGYFARLYNQISRLGRLLDPLADKLLVVPMLLIFVDQGKIDGFYLIPALVIVARELAAPTLKERYMEMTHTALHVPLLAKWKTAVEMMTIAILMATDLVHIPMRHSLHTLGLWVMCVAAFLGVASFYSYCRCIRRKL from the coding sequence ATGGAGGCTGTGAGCATGTCTTGTCCATTACGCAAAACGCCTCTTGCTGGCACAGGGAGACCCCTTGCCAAACCCTCTTTTTCTGTTCTCTCTTTGCCCAATATGTTGACCTTTTTTCGCCTTGGATGCGCATTTGTGATCTTAGGCCTCTGCTTTGTTCATCAACCGTGGTCTTTGTGGGCGCGTAATATTCTTTTTGCTGTGGCGGCCCTCACAGATTTTTTCGATGGTTATTTTGCCCGTCTCTATAACCAAATTTCACGGTTGGGACGTCTCTTAGATCCATTGGCAGACAAATTGTTGGTTGTGCCGATGCTGTTGATTTTTGTGGACCAAGGTAAAATTGATGGCTTTTACCTGATCCCGGCGCTTGTCATTGTGGCACGTGAACTGGCAGCGCCTACCCTTAAAGAGCGTTATATGGAAATGACTCACACAGCCTTACATGTGCCGCTGCTTGCAAAGTGGAAAACAGCCGTTGAGATGATGACCATCGCCATCTTGATGGCCACAGACCTTGTACATATACCCATGCGACATAGCCTCCATACACTAGGGCTGTGGGTGATGTGCGTGGCGGCTTTTTTAGGTGTTGCTAGTTTTTATAGTTATTGCAGATGTATTCGCCGTAAGCTCTGA
- the uvrC gene encoding excinuclease ABC subunit UvrC, translating to MEKKELKNNSIQGFAYLKQRVTSVPTTPGIYQMKDAGGRTLYVGKAKNLFKRVSSYTQKTRLSVRIQRMVSSVTYLDIIQTRNEAEALLLEVKLIQKHLPPYNVVFRDNKSLPHLCLHHSTWPYLKRVRNTQTLSKKDVLFGPFPSATSVSLTQNALQRAFMLRTCTDHTFQTRTRPCLQYHIKRCSAPCVGKIDRGAYLASVRGVKKVLQGKSGDIQKTLTQTMHNLSAQRRYEEAARVRNRLHALMDIQQTQALFLSNATSTDIIGIRADASAFGFYWLFFRQGQLLGGTFLKAPRQDDASTHIPPTTFWQLLVQFYQKNPLPAQVITPDVPEGAALFKSAMAALGTTDIRPPQNRQERELCDQAITNAQESLTRHHHHMQGIADCLHVLQDHLGLARPISRIDVFDNSHLQGRHAYGAMIVATPEGFKKSAYRRFSFDPTVNTQDDYQMMDHVLTRHFHHISHAPQEAPDLIIIDGGRGHYHQAEKTLARFPHLSISILTIAKGPDRGRWKETFHTAQGVWSLTPDTPLYTYLQRLRDEAHTFAITSHRKRRTKEMITSSFSSLPWVGSKKSKVLRDTFGSMAALRRATCEQIAHLPGFSKILSQKIYEYLKKND from the coding sequence TTGGAAAAAAAAGAGTTGAAAAATAATTCTATACAAGGTTTTGCCTACCTCAAGCAGCGAGTCACATCCGTTCCTACCACCCCGGGCATTTACCAGATGAAAGATGCCGGGGGCCGGACACTTTACGTGGGGAAAGCTAAAAATCTCTTCAAAAGGGTGTCAAGTTATACACAAAAGACCAGGTTGTCTGTGCGTATACAACGGATGGTCTCTTCTGTAACATATCTCGACATTATTCAAACGCGCAATGAGGCTGAAGCCCTGCTGCTGGAGGTGAAGCTGATTCAAAAACACCTGCCTCCTTATAACGTCGTCTTTAGAGATAACAAAAGCTTGCCCCATCTGTGTTTGCATCACAGCACGTGGCCTTATCTGAAGCGCGTGCGTAACACCCAAACATTGTCAAAAAAAGATGTTCTTTTTGGCCCCTTTCCTTCCGCCACATCGGTGTCTCTCACCCAAAATGCGCTCCAACGTGCCTTTATGTTACGCACCTGCACAGATCACACGTTTCAGACACGGACGCGGCCATGTCTTCAGTATCACATCAAACGTTGCAGCGCCCCTTGTGTGGGCAAGATTGACCGCGGGGCCTATTTGGCCTCTGTGCGCGGGGTGAAAAAAGTGTTGCAAGGCAAATCAGGTGATATTCAAAAAACATTGACCCAAACCATGCATAACTTAAGCGCGCAACGGCGCTATGAAGAAGCGGCGCGTGTGCGTAATCGCCTCCATGCCTTGATGGATATTCAGCAAACACAGGCATTGTTTTTGTCAAATGCCACCTCCACCGATATCATCGGCATTCGGGCAGATGCGTCTGCCTTTGGGTTTTATTGGCTTTTTTTTCGTCAAGGACAATTGTTGGGCGGCACATTCCTCAAAGCCCCACGCCAAGATGATGCGTCAACGCACATCCCCCCTACCACCTTTTGGCAGCTGTTAGTGCAATTTTATCAAAAAAATCCCCTCCCTGCCCAGGTCATCACACCAGATGTCCCAGAGGGCGCTGCTCTTTTTAAAAGCGCCATGGCTGCCTTGGGCACCACCGATATCCGCCCGCCCCAGAATCGCCAAGAGCGTGAGCTGTGTGACCAGGCCATCACCAATGCACAAGAGTCACTCACCCGGCATCACCACCACATGCAAGGGATCGCCGACTGTCTTCATGTGCTGCAAGATCACTTGGGCCTTGCCCGCCCTATAAGTCGTATTGATGTGTTTGATAACAGCCATCTTCAGGGACGTCATGCCTATGGTGCCATGATTGTGGCCACACCGGAAGGCTTTAAAAAATCTGCCTACCGGCGCTTTTCTTTTGACCCCACGGTTAATACGCAAGACGATTATCAGATGATGGATCACGTGCTCACACGCCATTTTCACCACATCAGCCATGCACCGCAAGAAGCACCGGATCTGATTATCATTGATGGGGGGCGCGGTCATTATCACCAAGCAGAGAAAACGTTAGCACGTTTTCCTCACCTGTCTATCTCTATCCTGACCATCGCCAAGGGACCTGATCGTGGGCGATGGAAAGAAACCTTTCACACCGCTCAGGGTGTGTGGTCTTTGACGCCGGACACCCCACTTTACACCTATCTTCAGCGCCTGCGTGATGAGGCCCATACCTTTGCCATCACGTCTCACCGTAAGCGACGGACGAAAGAGATGATCACCTCTTCCTTTTCCTCACTGCCGTGGGTTGGAAGCAAGAAGTCTAAAGTTTTACGTGATACATTTGGCTCTATGGCCGCCTTACGGCGAGCCACCTGTGAGCAAATTGCCCACCTACCAGGCTTTTCAAAAATTCTTTCCCAAAAAATCTATGAATACTTGAAAAAAAATGATTAG
- the rpsP gene encoding 30S ribosomal protein S16 — MALKIRLARAGTKKRPFYRIVVAEATAPRDGRFVEKVGTYDPRLPSDNLLRVVLKKDRIEHWLSVGAKPTERAALFLAKADIIPAPAQPNRPQKAAPRKKALERKAEKEAKQAEKTKEAAAAQEEAVKKEAVKKTPAEEPSSEAPKETPKDAPAKEPKAEVKEDSKKASPSSEVKSDVKATESVPAKGDTKSGADAGKSESTKK; from the coding sequence ATGGCTCTTAAGATACGTTTGGCCCGTGCCGGCACAAAGAAACGTCCTTTTTATCGCATTGTGGTGGCGGAGGCCACAGCCCCGCGTGACGGCCGTTTCGTGGAGAAGGTGGGCACCTATGATCCACGCCTTCCTTCAGACAATCTTTTGCGTGTGGTGTTGAAAAAAGACCGTATTGAGCACTGGTTGTCCGTGGGCGCGAAGCCTACAGAGCGGGCGGCGTTGTTTTTGGCCAAGGCAGATATCATTCCTGCACCAGCGCAACCCAATCGTCCTCAAAAAGCGGCACCTCGCAAGAAGGCCTTAGAACGCAAAGCTGAAAAAGAAGCCAAGCAAGCCGAGAAAACAAAAGAAGCGGCGGCAGCTCAAGAAGAGGCGGTGAAGAAGGAAGCTGTGAAGAAAACACCTGCTGAAGAACCCTCTTCTGAAGCCCCCAAAGAAACACCTAAAGACGCCCCTGCCAAAGAGCCCAAAGCTGAGGTTAAAGAAGATTCAAAAAAAGCATCACCCTCTTCAGAGGTGAAGTCTGACGTCAAGGCCACAGAATCTGTGCCTGCAAAAGGTGACACAAAGAGTGGAGCTGACGCCGGCAAAAGTGAAAGCACCAAGAAATAG
- the rimM gene encoding ribosome maturation factor RimM (Essential for efficient processing of 16S rRNA): MGDLVCVGRILGVHGLKGLLKVHSFTEPPDALFSYPCLDKQGDALLTFDTRSLSVRGHYQGRPFFLVGVEGCSTREQASLLVTKKLYIPKKDLPGLDEDVFYHHALESLAVLHPISKAPLGHVRSVHNFGAGDLLDVKTKAGPSLFVPFRADVVADISLENSTLSLTSHGLTFFDIMPPSRSSPKPSS; this comes from the coding sequence ATGGGTGACCTTGTGTGCGTCGGTCGCATCTTGGGGGTGCATGGTCTTAAGGGGCTATTGAAAGTGCACAGTTTTACAGAACCTCCCGATGCACTGTTTTCCTATCCTTGTCTGGACAAACAAGGGGATGCCTTGCTGACCTTTGACACCCGCTCTCTTTCGGTCAGGGGGCACTATCAAGGTCGACCTTTTTTTTTGGTGGGGGTTGAGGGGTGCAGCACGCGTGAGCAGGCAAGCCTTTTGGTCACAAAGAAACTTTATATTCCCAAAAAAGATTTACCTGGCCTTGACGAGGATGTGTTTTATCATCATGCCCTTGAGAGTCTTGCGGTGCTTCACCCCATCAGCAAAGCGCCTTTGGGACATGTCAGGTCTGTTCACAATTTTGGGGCGGGTGACTTACTGGATGTAAAAACCAAGGCCGGCCCTTCTTTGTTTGTTCCGTTTCGCGCTGATGTGGTAGCAGATATCTCTCTTGAGAACAGCACGTTAAGCCTGACCTCCCATGGCCTGACCTTTTTTGATATCATGCCGCCATCGCGTTCTTCCCCTAAACCCTCATCGTGA